From the Paenibacillus sp. MMS20-IR301 genome, the window GGCCTTGCCTATGCCCAGTGTAGCAGAAAGCTCATGAAACAAGAAGAAACGGGTACCGCCCCGCAGGCAGCATCCGTTTCCCTAATCCGGTACAGCTTATTATGTTCAGCATGTAATGTCCGGCATAGCCGCTCAGGTAGTTGAAATCTGCAATTCAGAAACGATGAACCACTTCTTGGAGACCGTATCCTTCATATAGACCTGAATGGTGTAGTTGCCCTTTTCCGTAAAGCTGGAGGTATAGGCAGCCGATTTGAACCAGAAGCTCTCCTTCTTCTCTGTAATCTGCTGATTATCCACAGTATCCGTTTTGCCGGAAGGGTCGGTGATCGTTATTTTCAAATCCGAAATTTCTGCACGCAGATGATCCACCTGCACCAGAGCGTAGAAGGTACTGCTGGAAGCACTTCTCACCTTGCCAAAAATCTTCCCTTGATCATCCAGCAGCACCGTGTTCACATTCGGCTTATAGATGCGTACTGTACCTGCCGACTCGTCCCGGGACACGATGGCCTGCATGCTCTCGGTAAGCTGCTCCAGCGGCAGGTAGGCTTCAGCCTCCACAGTCAGCCCGGGCTGCTTCTGCAGTACATTATTCAAATATACCGAGAGATCACCCTTCCCAGCAGCGGCATACAGCAGCCCCCCTCCCGAAATGACCATCAGTCCAAGTGTTGAAACTGCCAGCTTACGCATCTTTCCCATCATTGCCGCCTCCCAGAAGATTCCTATGCTGATTATACCCGTCAAACGCCAAGGAGTTGCTGTGCACTCTAAAAAAATAATCTCAAAAATCAAAAAAACCGGCTGTCCCATCCTGTTGAGGATGCTGCAGCCGATCATTTGTCAAATTATAGAAAATAACGATCCGGATGATCTGCCGGAGCCCCTGTTACAGCTTGGCAATCGTCTCCGTCAGCACAGGTACGATCTGTGATTTGCGGGATACTACACCCTTCAGCACCGCTTTGTTGTCATCCAGCTTCACATTGTAAGCCTGCTCTACAGCGCTGGCAGCGCGGCCGAGGGCCAGTCCCACGGAATCGTTATTCAGGATATCGGTCACTACGAACAGGAACAGATCCAGTCCTTTGTCGTCAATGATCGCGCTCAGAGCGGTTTCCAGTTCAGCCTGCTTGGAGAGTACATCATTGACATCCACGGCATTAACCTGGGCGATTTCCACTTTGTATTCACCCATCTTGAATTCCTTGGCATCCAGGGAGATCAGCTGGGCAATACTCTTGTCGCTCAGATCAGCACCTGCTTTGAGCATAGCCAGGCCGTAGCTCTCAGCATCTACACCGGCGATGTCAGCCAGCTCACGCGCAGCGGCAACATCCTGTTCAGTGCAGGTTGGGGATTTGAACAGCAAGGAGTCGGAAATGATGGCGGACAGCATCAGACCGGCAATGTTCTGCGGAATAGCAACTCCATGCTCCTTGTAGAGCTTGTTCAGGATAGTTGCAGTACAGCCAACCGGTTCCGCACGGTAGTACAGCGGATGAGCCGTTTCAAAGTTCGCGATCCGGTGATGGTCGATAACTTCTACTACACGGACCTGATCGATATCATTCGCGCTTTGCTGGCGTTCATTATGGTCAACCAGAATAACCTGCCCAGCTTCAGCCGCAACATTCTCTACGAGGCGCGGAGCTTCCACGCCGAATTGATCAAGCGCATACCGGGTTTCCCCGCTGACTTCGCCCAATCTGACTGCTTCAGCATCCCAGCCGAGTTCTTTCTTCAGTGCTGCATAAGCGATTGCCGAACAGATTGTATCTGTATCCGGATTTTTGTGGCCAAACACCAATGTTTTTTCCATTTCCAATCTCCTTACTTTGATTTTATTGAGAATAATATACCATACATTGCTATAACCCTGCCAGAAGCAGCCGGAAACCGGTCGGCCCCCCCCACAAAGCGGAGTCTTGGCTTTGGGTTAACTCAGAGCTTTGCGGTATTCCACTGCGGCATTCCCGGCTTCGTCTTCGGCAACGCTTCCGGCATGTCCTCCCCGCTTAGCGGCTCATTGTCCGAGAATAAATCCGGGTTCGCCTCCAGCATGCGGCTTAAGACCGCCGTCGTGCGCTCTGTGCCGCAGATCATGACTGCTGCATCACCGAAGCGGCCTCTGCGCAGAGCGCCTCCGTCCTCCAGCACCGCCTCCACCTTCCAGAAGTGCTGCGACCAGGACAGCCCGCAGTGCCGGCGTGAAGGAACCGGAATTTCCTCCCCGTCAGGCGTAATCGTAATAAGCGGCTCATGCCCGTCCGTCATCCGGCCGGGGATATGGACCCATTCCTCAATACCGTGAATGAAGGTATTCCTCCGCAAATCGACGCCGAGCAGCATGATGTCCGCCTTGCGGTCCAGCAGCCTGCCGTAGACCGAGCCGCGCGCGCAAGGCGTATCCCAGCGCTCCTCTCCGGCAGTGAAGCTGAGCGCATCGGCACCAAGTGCTGATACAGAGTGGGTGGGATGCCAGGAGCGGATGACCCCCGGCCGCTTCCGGAACAGCTCCGGCAGAATACCGACGCAGACAGGCGAGTCTGTCACAGAGAAGCGCGGATGCTGCGCGTTGATATAAGACCAGGTATGCGCAGGCAGGACCAAGAGACCCTCCTTCATATATTCAGAGAGGACATCCAGTACGGTGTCTGCTCCTCCTTCTACTTCACCGATACTTTTGAACGAGGAATGAACCAGCAGCGTTCCGTGCGGATCGATTCCCATGTCCTTCAGCTGTTTCAGCAGACTTGCCCGTGTATGCATGATTAGCCCCGCTTTCCTGAATACTAAATTCAGATACTAAATAATGATGTTGCATTTTTAATCATTAACTATTAAAATTATAGTAACTTAATATTACTCACCTAATTAACTGCTGCTGTAACTAACAATCACTGTACAGAAATCCTGCCCGGGATACAACATTCCGGTTACATTATTGAATCCAAGGAGGGCTTTATATGAGTCTAACATTAAAAGGGCTGCATCATGTATCCGCCATTACGGCTAAGGCACCGGAGAATTATAAGTTCTATACTGAGGTGCTTGGACTGCGCCTGATCAAAAAAACGGTAAACCAGGACGATGTCTCCGTCTATCACTTATTCTACGGTGACGAAGCCGGCAATCCCGGCACCGAGCTCACCTTCTTCGAGCTGCCGAATGCCGGCCGCAACCGTGACGGCAATAACAGCATCTCTGCTCTGTCGCTGCGTGTGCCGGGTGACGAGGCACTGCTCTACTGGACTCAGCGCTTCACAATCTACAATGTCGAGCATGATGAAATCACTGAGCGCGGCGGACGCAAGACGCTGGCCTTCACCGACCACGAGGGGCAGCGGCTCATTCTCGTCTCGGATGAGCATAACCAGGGCATGGCCGGCGGCAAGCCCTGGGACCGGAGCCCGGTTCCCGCTGAATACGCCATAGTCGGCCTGGGTCCGGCGCATCTGACGGTAGAGACCGCCGAGGATACAGCACTCATTCTGGAGCAGCTGCTCGGGTTCCGCCGCAAGGGCACTTATCCTTCGCTGGCAGCCGGACAGCCCGATGTCATCGTGTTCGAGACCGGCGAAGGCGGCTCCGGCACCGAGATCCACCTGGAAGAGCGCAAGGACCTGCCGCAGGAGCGGCTTGGCCGGGGCGGCGTACACCATGTCGCCTTCCGGGTCGACAACGAAGAGGAGCTGAAGCTGTGGATTGAGCGGATCCGCACCGTCCAGCTGCCCAATTCCGGCTTCGTTGACCGCTTCTACTTCCGCTCGCTGTACTTCCGCGAGCCAAACGGGATATTATTCGAGCTGGCTACCGACGGTCCCGGCTTCGCCACCGATGAAACGCTCGAGCATCTTGGCGAGTCCCTCGCTTTGCCCCCGTTCCTCGAAGCTAAGCGGCCGCAGATTGAGGCTCACCTGAAGCCGCTGGATACCCGGCAGCAGGCTTAAGCTTTAGATCTTCACAGCAAAAACTCCGGACCGTATGACGGCCCGGAGTTTTTGCATCTGATGGAGCATTAGCCGGCAGGACCTGCCCTGTTCAGCTCTCCGACCAGGTAATGGTGAAGATATTAAAGCCCGGCCGTGCGGTCGAGGGTTTGCCCGTAATGGACACCGGACTGGTGCCGCCCAGTCTGCCGGTAATTTTGACCGTGCTGGCTGTCACCGTCTCCGATGCATTATCCAGCCGTTTGATTTTCACATATTCACTGTAGACGAAGCCCATCGTATCCAGCGTCTCCTGTGTGGAATACGTGAAGGCGGCCTTCTTCACCCCGCCGGCATCCGTGTCTACCGTTGTTGCAATCACAGCATCCGCCGGAATCGGGAAATCCTTCGGCAGGTTGACCGGACGGGCCGTGCTTTCCGCCGGAGCTGTATTACCGCTGCCGCCGGAACTGCCCGGTGCCGGAAGAGCCGCGCTGCCGGTGCCGATTCTTACTTTATAATTCGCCGCATCATAGGTGATCGGCACATCCAGCGCATCCGCAATGGAACGGATCGGCAGATAGGTGGTGCCCTCATAGGTGATGGGTGTCAGGGTTTTGCCGTTGCCGTCCTTGAGCCAGTACGGGCTGCCATCCACCACAACTCCAAGGCTGTGGTTCAGATAGGCCTTAATCTGCTGCAGTTTGGCAGCTGCAAATACTCCCGCTGAGCTTGTAACTGTAAGTACCGCTATTACGGCGGCGACCAGCCATTTTTTATACATCATAATCCTCTCCCGTGTATTGAGATGAATATCAGGATGATTGGAACGTCCTTATATATTTAACACGGGGAGAATATTTTCAATCGCCAGGGCCGTCAGCTTACAATCTTCAGCAGCTCATCCAGACTGCGGATTTCATAGGTAGGCACTATTCCCGGAGCGCCGGGCTTCTCCAGCGGATTGAACCAGCAGGTATCGATGCCGTAGTTCATCCCGCCCTGAATATCCGAGGTGAGGGAGTCACCGACGATCAGCACTTTGCTTTTATCCGAAATATTCAGTTTGGCAAAAGCATAATCAAAAATCCCCGTCTCCGGCTTCTGGTATCCTGTCTCTTCAGAGATAATAATAGCTTCGAATACCTCACTCAGCGGCGATCCCTTGATTCTGGACTGCTGCACATCCTTGATCCCGTTAGTGATAACAGCCAGCCTGCAGCCGGCAAGCTCTGCGCACAGCTGAACGGCTCCTTGAATCAGGAAGGTACCTTCCCCCAGGAACCGCAGGTAGGCATCGCTGAACTCCTCCGGCTTAAGCTCAAGGTTGTGTGCGGCAAACAGCCGGTTGAACCGTTCCACGCGCAGCGCTGCAGAAGTAATCCGCCCCTGCTCGAAATCCTTCCACAGCAAATGGTTGATTTCTTTGTAGCTGGCCGCATAATCCTCCGCCCCTGTAGGCAGGCCGAAATGGGCAAAAGCATGGTACAGGGCATGGCTCTCAGCCATCCCGTAATCGAATAGTGTGTCATCTGCATCAAATAAAATTACGTCGTATTTCATAATTCCCTCCACCTTCATTTGTCCGAATCGACAAGGTATCCCCTTCTGGGATATAATTTAGACAGACATGCTCAAATAAATCAACGGGGTGATTGTCATTTTATACGTTTTAGCATTTCTTGTGTCGTTTTCTATCGTTTATCTGCTGATCCCACCTCTTGGCAAGCTCGCTTTCCGGCTCGATTTCGTGGACAGGCCCCGGAAGGATGTTGAACGCAAAATACATAGGGAGCCGATTCCGCTTACAGCCAGTTACGCTATATTCGTAGGTTTCTTTATTACATATCTGCTGTTCGCCCGTGAATTCTCCCTGGAGACGCTGGCTCTGTTCATCGGCGGTGTGCTTCTGCTGACTATAGGAACCATTGATGACTGGTACAAAACCAAAGGCAAGGATTTCCCGGCACTCCCTAAATTCATCGTGCAGATTGCCGCAGCCGTCCTGGTCTTCCTGTCCGGCAATGCCTTTACCGGCTTCATCAACCCCTTCTCGGGTGATTACGTCTCCTTGCCTTTCATTCTGCAGTTCCTGCTGACGATCATCTGGATCTTCGGCGTAACCACAGTAATTAACTTCTCTGACGGCATGGACGGGCTGGCCGGCGGACTTACTGCAATCTCCGCTGTTACCCTGTTCATTGTGGCGATTACGATGGGGCAATCCTCGTCGGCCATGATGGCTATATCACTGGTCGGTGTTACCATAGCATACCTGCGCTTCAATAAGGCACCTGCCAAAATCTTCATGGGTGACGCCGGCGCTACCTTCCTCGGCTTCATTCTGGCCGTGATCGCGCTCGACGGTGCCTTCAAGCAGGCTACAGTGCTGTCCCTGTTCATTCCGATACTCGCCCTCGGCGTACCGATCTTCGACAACATCTTCGTGGTTGTCAAACGTTTCCTTAAGGGACAGGCCATCTACCAGGCCGATGCGACCCAGGTCCATTACCGCCTGCTCAAAGCCGGTCTGAACCAGCGGCAGGTCGTTGCCGTGCTCTATCTGGTCAGCGTCTGCCTGTCGCTGTCTTCGATTATTCTGCTGCTGATTCAAATCTAGGCATCGCTAAGATATCCGCACAAAGTGCCGCCTTTTCATGAAGTTTACTCAGGTACTTTGCGGGGGCCCAGAAACACATAAATTCTTATCCATTTAATTAAACCCACCCTTCGCTGAGGGGTGGGTTTGTTGTGTTGTGGCGGACGGCTGTTCGCTCGCCATAGCGCTTGCTCTTGACCTTGACTTTGACTTTGACTTTGACTTTGACTTTGACTTTGCTCTCGCTTGTCCTTGCGGACACCACAGCTCTTATTCCTGTAAAATCAGCCTGTTTCTGGTCCTTGCGGACTCAGATGCACTTATTCCTCTGCATTTGCTCCAAATCGCGCCTGTTTCCGCGAAATAAGGTCTGCTGTGTCCGCAAGGAGCTTCAGCAGGCTTGTTCAGCCGAAATAACGGCCCGTGTGTCCGTAAGCAGCCGCCTCCGCGCACGTTCACTCCCCGTTCTCTGCAACAAACTCCGACAGCTGCCGGTAAATGCCCACGATCTCGGGCAGCGGCATCCGGACAAGCCCGCTGGAGGAGGGGGCAACGAACTCCCGCACTCCGTCGACCACCGGTGTTACCCCTTCCTGAAACCCCCAGCCGGCTTTGCTTCTCCGGCTGAACTCCGTGTACACGCCCTTGCCGACGAAGCAGGCAATCTGCGGCCGGTACAATTCCAGCTTGGCCCGGAGCAGCTCCCGGCCCTGCTTGTACTCCTCCCGGGTAATATCCTCAATGCCTACCGTAGGACGGGCGACAATGTTGGTGAACCCGTAACCCAGCTTCAGCAGCTCACCGTCCTCCGATGCATCATACAGCCGCGGTGTCAGTCCGGACTGATGCAGAATCCGCCAGAAGTTATTGCGCGGATTGGCGTAGTGATGACCCAGCTCCCCGGAGCGGATGCTGGGATTGAAGCCGATGAAGACAATCTGCAGCCCATGGTCCAGATGATCTGCTACTTCCTCCAGCTGCTGCTCCGACTGTTTCTCTCCGTGTTCTTCCGCATGCTCTTCCAGCCTCTTCCCCTCCTGTCCAGTCAGCCCGGCCGCTTTCACCGGACTGCCGCCCTCACTGATTAAACCCAAGCTTATATTTCCAACAACATACGGCAATCATCCGCACCTGTCAAACCGCCGGCACCGGCCATGCCCGGCAATCCGCTGCATACAGCAATGCCCCCGCACGGAGTGATCTCCGGTAACAGGGGCATTATGATTTAGACAGACAGTCTTATGGTAGGAGTGCTTTAAGCGCCGGACCGACATCTTGTTCGTTCAGTGAAATAAAGTGAACTGTCCCGCTTTTGTACTCTATCTTCACTACATATCTTCCCTCTTGTCCGGTGAAATTACGCCGGTGCTCAAGGATATTGCTGATCTGGGCCGGGTCTGACACGACAGCAGACCGCTTCTCGCTGCGGGCCAGCTCTAGACGCGTACCGGGATTATAGATCAGCCCGGCGGGGATTGCACTCTGATGCTCATCCCTGAAGATCTCCGCTGACACTACATCTGCAGCTGTAACCTTAATTTTATCAGCATAACCTTTCTGCTCCAGCCAGGCGGTCATCTTCTCATAGGACGGGAACCAGTCATACGTATAATAAACCTGATATATGTTCGAATTCTGCTTAATGGCTAATTTAATCGTAGCCCGTCCGCGCTGATCTCCTGTCTGGTCTTCATAAGACATGTCCAGCAGCTCCTGCTTCAGAATTTCCCTGAATTCCTGAACCTCCTGCGGGTCAGAAATGCTGATTACCCTCTCCAGATTGCTCAGCCTGAAGCTTTCAACGTCCTCGTTCAGCCGTGACAGCAGGTATTTCTTCTCTTTGAATTCCATATTCTCCATAACCGCTTTCAGCTCCGGCTCGAAACCCGCTGCCGGAATCCAATAGGACCGCATCAGCGTCCTTCCGTTTGAAAGCTTGTAGGCCAGAATGAACTGGCGGCTTCCGTTATAATAATTATACCGCAGCTCCGGCTGCTGATCCGGCCTCAAGGCCACAACAGCACGATGCAGTGCGGTTACAGCTTTAATGTATTGCGGGTCTGAGGATAACAGCTCCTCCACCCGTTCTTCACGGGTAGTACTTCCTTGCATGTTCTCTGTAATCTCCCTGTAATTCCCCCCGGCATATACCGCAGCCACGTTATCCTTCGCCGGAACCCGGTCCTCATACCCGGTCAATCCGGATACGGGAATATAGAGCAGCAGCCCCAGCAGTACGCTGTACACTGCGAATTCCAGCGGCAGCCTGCGGTTCATAATTTGCCAGGTTTTGCGGAGAATCATCTCAACGGCAATGTAACCTATAAGTCCCCCCGCAAGGGCACTGGCAATGGTCAGACCGTTATTACCGCCCGCACTGCCGAAGTAAAGGGACGCCAGCAGCATACTGCAGAGCATCACACCAGCTTTGAACAGCGGGTTGAAGTAGGTGAAGGCCAGCGCCTGTCCGGCTTTTTCACTATGGCGTATACGGTACAGCACGAATGACAGCGCCATGAACAAGGCGGACAGACAGCCATATATCCACATCTCCATAACGGTGAACGGCTTAAAGGACAAATCCATAATCCGCATAAACGGTGCCCAGTAGGTAAGAATGCCCTGCAGGCCAAACCAGTCCGGGAATCCGTACAGGTACCTGTTGAGATGCAGGTTGATGAATTGCAGCAGCGCGGCCGGCAGAACCAGCAGGATGCATACCAGCACCCCCTGCAGAATGGTCTGCCCGGTACATATGCCTACAAAGATAGTGAACACGTACAGAAACAGCGTCAGCAGACTGACCGTCAGGCACCATTCCCATACCGCAGACCCGCTGTAGATATACATATTCCCTTCCAGCGAACGGACAACAGCCGTTACGGCGGCGGTAATCCAGACCGGCAGCAGCAGCAGAATCAGCCCGCTTACCGTATGGGAAGCCAGCAGCTGCGGGCGGCGGAACGGCAGGACATGCCAGAGATCCGAAGACTTTTTCGACTGCAGATAACGGGACAGGAACAGCCCGGCACCGATAGGAAAAGCAATCAGGACCGGCGAAATATCTATGCCCAGATTGAATAAACGGTTCAGCTTCGTTGGCTCCGCCAGCGGATCACCGTTCATGAACATCTGCAGCGGAACGATGAAGAGGAGCACCAGCGCATACAGAACCCCGATCCAGCCGTGCTGCCGCAGGTTCTGGCGGATGATACTGCCGCTAAAGAAGAATCGGCTGTGCGTCATAACCGGCATCCCCCATTTCATAAATAAAGATTTCTTCCAGTGTCAGCGGCAGCAGATCAAATACATAAGGCTCGTATACGTGAAAAGCCTCCGCGATCCGCTCACGGTCGCCTTTGACAATGTACAGGCTGACACTGCCGCGCTGTTCCCGGTGCAGAATCTGCAGCTTCGCCTCCAGCGCTCCCGCATGCCGTTCATCCCGTAATGCCACCTGAACCTTATGCGTATCCGCCTTCAGATCATCCAGATCCTTCTCTACCAGCATCCGCCCTTCGTGCATAATGCCGACGTGGTCACAGAGGTCCTCGATCTCGCGCAGATTATGCGAGGAGATCAGCACGGTAAGCCCGCGCTCAGCCACCTCCTGGAACAGCAGATTCTTGATCTGCCGGCGCATGACCGGATCGAGCCCGTCGATCGGCTCGTCCATAATCAGTACCTCCGGCTGGCAGGCAAGAGCCAGCCAGAAGGCGGCCTGGCGCTGCATTCCCTTGGAGAAGCGGCTCAACTTCCGCCGGGGGTCCAGCCGGAAGGCTGCGGCAAGGCCCTCATACCGCTGCTGGTTCCAGCCGGGATATACCCTGCGGTAAAAGGCTGCCATGCTCTTAATGGTAGCTTGCGGGAAGTAATAGGGGCTGTCCGGCATAAAGATTAGCCGGCTCTTCACCTCCGGTGTTTCGAATACCGGCTGGCCGCCGATTTTGACGCTGCCGGTGTCAGGACGGTAAATGCCCGCAAGCATCTTGAGCAGCGTTGTTTTGCCGGCTCCGTTTGAGCCTAGCAAACCGTAAATAGCCCCTTTATGTACAGTCAGCGAAAGATGGTCCACTGCCTTGTCCTCTTGAAATATCTTGCTCACTCCGCGTATCTCAATCATGTCCCTTCTCCTCTCTTCTCTGGTCCAGCGCCTGGCGGTACAGTGCGCTAATCTCATTCTCCGTAAATCCGAGATAAACAGCCTCGGCCATCAGCCGCAGCAGCCCCTCCTTCAATTCAGTCCGCTTGCTCTCATTCTGTTCCTGCTGCAGCGGAGCCACGAAATTCCCTTTGCCCTGCAGTGAATAGATGTAGCCTTCACGTTCCAGTTCACGGTAGGCCTTCTGAATCGTGTTGGGATTCACCGTGAGCTGGGCAGATAATGTTCTGACTGAAGGCAGCTGCTCATCCGCCTGTAGAATGCCGTGCATAATCAGCTCTTTGACCTTATCCGTCAACTGCTCGTAGATCGGCTTGCGGCTGCGTATATCCAATTCGAACATGCCAGCCCTCCTTTCCCGTCTTCTCCTGCTCTATGCCAGACCGCTGTATTTCAGTGTATTAACTGTACTACTATTATTAATACAGTTAACGGGTTATGTC encodes:
- a CDS encoding manganese-dependent inorganic pyrophosphatase gives rise to the protein MEKTLVFGHKNPDTDTICSAIAYAALKKELGWDAEAVRLGEVSGETRYALDQFGVEAPRLVENVAAEAGQVILVDHNERQQSANDIDQVRVVEVIDHHRIANFETAHPLYYRAEPVGCTATILNKLYKEHGVAIPQNIAGLMLSAIISDSLLFKSPTCTEQDVAAARELADIAGVDAESYGLAMLKAGADLSDKSIAQLISLDAKEFKMGEYKVEIAQVNAVDVNDVLSKQAELETALSAIIDDKGLDLFLFVVTDILNNDSVGLALGRAASAVEQAYNVKLDDNKAVLKGVVSRKSQIVPVLTETIAKL
- a CDS encoding AAC(3) family N-acetyltransferase, which codes for MHTRASLLKQLKDMGIDPHGTLLVHSSFKSIGEVEGGADTVLDVLSEYMKEGLLVLPAHTWSYINAQHPRFSVTDSPVCVGILPELFRKRPGVIRSWHPTHSVSALGADALSFTAGEERWDTPCARGSVYGRLLDRKADIMLLGVDLRRNTFIHGIEEWVHIPGRMTDGHEPLITITPDGEEIPVPSRRHCGLSWSQHFWKVEAVLEDGGALRRGRFGDAAVMICGTERTTAVLSRMLEANPDLFSDNEPLSGEDMPEALPKTKPGMPQWNTAKL
- a CDS encoding ring-cleaving dioxygenase; protein product: MSLTLKGLHHVSAITAKAPENYKFYTEVLGLRLIKKTVNQDDVSVYHLFYGDEAGNPGTELTFFELPNAGRNRDGNNSISALSLRVPGDEALLYWTQRFTIYNVEHDEITERGGRKTLAFTDHEGQRLILVSDEHNQGMAGGKPWDRSPVPAEYAIVGLGPAHLTVETAEDTALILEQLLGFRRKGTYPSLAAGQPDVIVFETGEGGSGTEIHLEERKDLPQERLGRGGVHHVAFRVDNEEELKLWIERIRTVQLPNSGFVDRFYFRSLYFREPNGILFELATDGPGFATDETLEHLGESLALPPFLEAKRPQIEAHLKPLDTRQQA
- a CDS encoding stalk domain-containing protein — protein: MMYKKWLVAAVIAVLTVTSSAGVFAAAKLQQIKAYLNHSLGVVVDGSPYWLKDGNGKTLTPITYEGTTYLPIRSIADALDVPITYDAANYKVRIGTGSAALPAPGSSGGSGNTAPAESTARPVNLPKDFPIPADAVIATTVDTDAGGVKKAAFTYSTQETLDTMGFVYSEYVKIKRLDNASETVTASTVKITGRLGGTSPVSITGKPSTARPGFNIFTITWSES
- a CDS encoding YjjG family noncanonical pyrimidine nucleotidase — its product is MKYDVILFDADDTLFDYGMAESHALYHAFAHFGLPTGAEDYAASYKEINHLLWKDFEQGRITSAALRVERFNRLFAAHNLELKPEEFSDAYLRFLGEGTFLIQGAVQLCAELAGCRLAVITNGIKDVQQSRIKGSPLSEVFEAIIISEETGYQKPETGIFDYAFAKLNISDKSKVLIVGDSLTSDIQGGMNYGIDTCWFNPLEKPGAPGIVPTYEIRSLDELLKIVS
- a CDS encoding MraY family glycosyltransferase, yielding MLYVLAFLVSFSIVYLLIPPLGKLAFRLDFVDRPRKDVERKIHREPIPLTASYAIFVGFFITYLLFAREFSLETLALFIGGVLLLTIGTIDDWYKTKGKDFPALPKFIVQIAAAVLVFLSGNAFTGFINPFSGDYVSLPFILQFLLTIIWIFGVTTVINFSDGMDGLAGGLTAISAVTLFIVAITMGQSSSAMMAISLVGVTIAYLRFNKAPAKIFMGDAGATFLGFILAVIALDGAFKQATVLSLFIPILALGVPIFDNIFVVVKRFLKGQAIYQADATQVHYRLLKAGLNQRQVVAVLYLVSVCLSLSSIILLLIQI
- a CDS encoding mismatch-specific DNA-glycosylase, with amino-acid sequence MEEVADHLDHGLQIVFIGFNPSIRSGELGHHYANPRNNFWRILHQSGLTPRLYDASEDGELLKLGYGFTNIVARPTVGIEDITREEYKQGRELLRAKLELYRPQIACFVGKGVYTEFSRRSKAGWGFQEGVTPVVDGVREFVAPSSSGLVRMPLPEIVGIYRQLSEFVAENGE
- a CDS encoding DUF6449 domain-containing protein; amino-acid sequence: MTHSRFFFSGSIIRQNLRQHGWIGVLYALVLLFIVPLQMFMNGDPLAEPTKLNRLFNLGIDISPVLIAFPIGAGLFLSRYLQSKKSSDLWHVLPFRRPQLLASHTVSGLILLLLPVWITAAVTAVVRSLEGNMYIYSGSAVWEWCLTVSLLTLFLYVFTIFVGICTGQTILQGVLVCILLVLPAALLQFINLHLNRYLYGFPDWFGLQGILTYWAPFMRIMDLSFKPFTVMEMWIYGCLSALFMALSFVLYRIRHSEKAGQALAFTYFNPLFKAGVMLCSMLLASLYFGSAGGNNGLTIASALAGGLIGYIAVEMILRKTWQIMNRRLPLEFAVYSVLLGLLLYIPVSGLTGYEDRVPAKDNVAAVYAGGNYREITENMQGSTTREERVEELLSSDPQYIKAVTALHRAVVALRPDQQPELRYNYYNGSRQFILAYKLSNGRTLMRSYWIPAAGFEPELKAVMENMEFKEKKYLLSRLNEDVESFRLSNLERVISISDPQEVQEFREILKQELLDMSYEDQTGDQRGRATIKLAIKQNSNIYQVYYTYDWFPSYEKMTAWLEQKGYADKIKVTAADVVSAEIFRDEHQSAIPAGLIYNPGTRLELARSEKRSAVVSDPAQISNILEHRRNFTGQEGRYVVKIEYKSGTVHFISLNEQDVGPALKALLP
- a CDS encoding ABC transporter ATP-binding protein, with product MIEIRGVSKIFQEDKAVDHLSLTVHKGAIYGLLGSNGAGKTTLLKMLAGIYRPDTGSVKIGGQPVFETPEVKSRLIFMPDSPYYFPQATIKSMAAFYRRVYPGWNQQRYEGLAAAFRLDPRRKLSRFSKGMQRQAAFWLALACQPEVLIMDEPIDGLDPVMRRQIKNLLFQEVAERGLTVLISSHNLREIEDLCDHVGIMHEGRMLVEKDLDDLKADTHKVQVALRDERHAGALEAKLQILHREQRGSVSLYIVKGDRERIAEAFHVYEPYVFDLLPLTLEEIFIYEMGDAGYDAQPILL
- a CDS encoding GntR family transcriptional regulator, which translates into the protein MFELDIRSRKPIYEQLTDKVKELIMHGILQADEQLPSVRTLSAQLTVNPNTIQKAYRELEREGYIYSLQGKGNFVAPLQQEQNESKRTELKEGLLRLMAEAVYLGFTENEISALYRQALDQRREEKGHD